Proteins encoded in a region of the Pieris brassicae chromosome 3, ilPieBrab1.1, whole genome shotgun sequence genome:
- the LOC123706662 gene encoding patronin-like isoform X7 has product MVAMVASASGYGTLRRFLSAPNGAHSDDPAFVPSASVAVSSKQRASIKWLLSKAFNNRVPDNLQEPFYRDHEGQERLKPAITGGLASAELYCLALANVYSDPGFHSLNHTAILQALTRKGAPPVAAAPLTETVLIQNNPLRLSAHLAVTEALMAVYAREVVTPERVAAAALRFGGGPPAGVASPEDGLLVWINAACAAFNRAREAGCAEVAGVRSVEEVCSGAALAALLAWYCPGAVPRSAVRAAPLASLHDSLHNLSLVYDFCRDHLPHNCFHMLPEDVTYMRGSMRQNLVALLADLFNLLEVHPVLAVQRSRGSRSPSSGGRASRAGGAGGDDFVIHRGKAVTTLSAMLRRELNEDESAGEQQATAAGRPSKWGSSREGSFAGRRSRRSSVTDDSQLTVENFGGSAGVNHFAQRNPQKDLATLDHLVDFAPNRGNPCHNPPLRSSRQDIRGSLSLAHDETNGERSPPPPPPPPAGDGPVRANGQQRGLQASGGREDRERRKSAAGPAQGGTTTWHEHFLQHEHQGHNGDEETEESDGGETGAGGAMAAQLNNIRLKLEEKRRRIEQDKRRLEQAVARQRQNLGHQAFLQAVTRGKSRGADAAPSPDPSQVSASSLAVSDESLDRRSSRRFVSIQEPAEAPSSGAENSALEQYRQSITRMNTSLQDIQSDIARLATQHSQLQQQQQQQQQQQLQQQQQQLQQQLQQQQQQLQQQLQQQQAKQLFQQHFDQYQSNIPQLHSQFSSAQNVSLSAGGVFGSSPQLAMEPQYRPIEAAFLLHDAPLSTPQRRTWAQHARLQQEHNELRGWQPSRQSQSSESYSPYSESGRAWRSPSPAAGERGGRSPQGFVLHDRTAAPNGEVRHASLAPDTPPPSPRRQRPPAPSPPPSPPADMEPQNISFIGAAEDEALGGLGRLHISSGTRTYRIPSPTRPPLSRDSFRREEANEKGFYVSFDDEQPKRAKPPLRQKRGSPRVDRPDDRVDAPDAWPDDDFVVHRNSHPESRPDRRESPARENGFPRDEVARQTRRPAHAPPPAAAAPTPAPAPAALVVGEVTPDPNGAEEMERKKERIMLLSLQRRQRAEEARVKAEADAAARRAREEAAAELKAARREEQARRREAILHQYKLKKAIEEAEREGKVLDKTEFPDAPSRAGGNLTGATGSTRLRGRAAARARPKTIHVDGGALHAAEGMLRRQPSHASLAGGAGRRDYYRGSQDDLQDRPALARGPPPSESPGEERGVTSPGSSSGGPLARRGSCKTSRERGAEEPPPARGRSKYSTYQSSFKAGRKSSSLVNLCDSGLGRATPPRRAASPGVRTLGSPSSPASGPGSLPGAIGKRRQPAHDDVSDVSSTHSSIVDYSGPRLYKQPATKSNRGIMLNAVEYCVFPGAVNAEAKRRVLEEIARSESKHFLVLFRDAGCQFRALYAYCPDTDHVTKLYGTGPRSVNERMFDKFFKYNSGSKCFSQVHTKHLTVTIDAFTIHNSLWQGKKVQLPSKRDMALVI; this is encoded by the exons ATGGTAGCTATGGTTGCCTCTGCCTCTGGATATGGCACTCTGCGCAGATTCCTGAGTGCTCCAAACGGCGCCCACTCCGATGACCCCGCTTTCGTACCGTCCGCTTCTGTAGCCGTCTCG TCGAAGCAGCGCGCGTCTATCAAATGGCTGCTCTCGAAGGCGTTCAACAATCGGGTTCCCGACAACTTGCAGGAGCCCTTCTACCGGGATCATGAG GGTCAAGAGCGGCTGAAACCGGCGATAACGGGCGGCTTGGCGAGCGCCGAGCTGTACTGTCTGGCGCTGGCCAACGTGTACTCCGACCCCGGCTTCCACAGCCTGAACCACACCGCCATCTTGCAGGCCCTTACTCGCAAGGGTGCGCCGCCCGTCGCGGCCGCGCCCCTCACCGAGACCGTGCTCATTCAGAACAACCCCCTGCGGTTGAGCGCGCACCTGGCCGTCACCGAGGCGCTCATGGCGGTGTACGCCCGCGAGGTGGTCACCCCGGAACGGGTGGCGGCCGCCGCGCTGCGTTTCGGCGGAGGGCCGCCCGCCGGCGTCGCGTCGCCCGAGGACGGCCTCCTCGTCTGGATCAACGCCGCGTGCGCGGCTTTCAACCGGGCACGG GAGGCGGGGTGCGCGGAGGTGGCCGGCGTGCGTAGCGTGGAGGAGGTGTGCTCGGGGGCGGCGCTGGCGGCGCTGCTGGCGTGGTATTGCCCGGGCGCCGTGCCACGATCCGCCGTGCGCGCCGCGCCGCTGGCCTCGCTGCACGACTCGCTGCACAACCTGTCGCTCGTCTACGACTTCTGCCGCGACCACTTGCCGCACAACTGTTTCCACATGCTGCCGGAGGACGTAACCTACATGCGCGG GTCGATGCGGCAAAACCTGGTGGCGTTGCTGGCGGATCTGTTTAACCTGCTGGAGGTGCACCCCGTGCTCGCCGTGCAGCGCTCTCGCG GGTCTCGGTCGCCGTCGTCCGGCGGACGAGCGTCGCGGGCGGGAGGCGCGGGCGGAGACGACTTCGTGATCCACCGCGGCAAGGCGGTCACGACGCTGTCGGCCATGTTGCGGCGGGAGCTGAACGAGGACGAGAGCG CCGGCGAGCAGCAGGCGACGGCGGCGGGCAGACCGTCCAAGTGGGGCTCGAGCCGCGAGGGCAGTTTCGCCGGTCGTCGCTCGCGCCGCTCGTCCGTCACCGACGACAGCCAGCTTACCGTCGAGAACTTCGGCGGCTCGGCCGGCGTCAACCACTTCGCGCAGCGCAACCCGCAGAAGGACCTCGCCACGCTCGATCACCTGGTCGACTTCGCTCCCAACCGAG GTAACCCGTGTCACAACCCGCCGCTGCGTTCGTCGCGGCAGGACATCCGCGGCTCCCTGAGCCTGGCGCACGACGAGACCAACGGGGAGCGCTCGCCCCCTCCGCCGCCCCCGCCCCCGGCCGGCGACGGGCCCGTCCGCGCCAACGGCCAACAGAGAG GTCTGCAAGCGAGCGGCGGCCGGGAGGACAGGGAGAGGCGGAAGAGCGCCGCGGGTCCGGCGCAGGGCGGCACGACCACTTGGCACGAGCACTTCCTGCAGCACGAGCACCAAGGTCACA ACGGCGACGAGGAGACGGAGGAGAGCGACGGAGGCGAAACGGGCGCCGGGGGCGCCATGGCGGCGCAGCTGAACAACATCCGCCTCAAGCTGGAGGAGAAGCGGCGTCGCATCGAGCAGGACAAGCGCCGGCTCGAGCAGGCGGTCGCCCGCCAGCGGCAGAACCTCGGGCACCAGGCCTTCCTGCAGGCCGTCACGCGG GGCAAGTCTCGCGGCGCGGACGCGGCCCCCTCGCCGGACCCCTCGCAGGTGAGTGCCTCGAGCCTCGCCGTCTCCGACGAATCTTTGGACCGTCGGTCCTCACGACGTTTTGTGTCGATTCAGGAGCCGGCGGAGGCCCCGTCGAGCGGCGCGGAGAATTCGGCCCTGGAGCAGTACCGGCAGTCCATAACCAG AATGAACACGAGTCTGCAGGACATACAGAGCGACATAGCGCGTCTCGCCACGCAGCACAGTCAACTTCAACAGCAGCAGCAGcagcaacaacaacaacaactcCAACAGCAGCAGCAGCAGCTCCAGCAGCAATTGCAACAACAGCAGCAACAGCTACAGCAGCAGCTTCAGCAGCAGCAAGCGAAGCAGTTGTTTCAGCAGCACTTTGATCAGTATCAATCGAATATTCCACAGTTG CACAGCCAGTTCAGTTCGGCGCAGAACGTTTCGCTGTCGGCGGGCGGCGTCTTCGGCTCGTCCCCGCAGCTGGCGATGGAGCCGCAGTACCGGCCCATCGAAGCCGCCTTCCTGTTGCACGACGCGCCTCTGTCCACGCCGCAGCGCCGCACCTGGGCGCAGCACGCGCGTCTGCAGCAGGAGCACAACGAGCTGCGAGGCTGGCAG CCCTCCCGGCAGAGCCAGTCGAGCGAGTCCTACTCGCCCTACTCGGAGAGCGGTCGCGCCTGGCGCTCCCCGTCTCCGGCGGCCGGCGAGCGCGGCGGCCGGTCGCCGCAGGGCTTCGTTCTGCACGACCGGACCGCCGCGCCCAACGGCGAGGTGCGGCACGCCAGCCTGGCGCCGGACACGCCTCCCCCCAGCCCGCGACGGCAGCGACCGCCGGCGCCCTCGCCGCCGCCGTCGCCGCCCGCCGACATGGAGCCGCAGAACATCTCCTTCATCGGCGCCGCCGAAGACGAGGCGCTCGGCGGCCTCGGCCGCCTTCACATCTCGTCGGGCACGCGCACCTACCGCATCCCCTCGCCCACGAGGCCGCCGCTCTCGCGGGACTCTTTCCGTCGGGAGGAAGCGAACGAGAAGGGCTTCTACGTCTCCTTCGACGACGAGCAGCCCAAGCGCGCTAAGCCGCCTCTGCGGCAGAAGCGCGGCTCGCCCCGCGTGGACCGACCCGACGACCGCGTCGACGCCCCCGACGCCTGGCCGGACGACGACTTCGTCGTGCACAG GAATTCACACCCCGAGTCGAGACCCGATCGACGCGAATCGCCGGCGCGGGAGAACGGCTTCCCTCGTGATGAAGTCGCGCGCCAGACGCGGCGGCCCGCTCACGCCCCGCCGCCGGCCGCCGCCGCGCCCACTCCGGCTCCCGCCCCCGCCGCTCTAGTCGTCGGCGAGGTGACGCCCGACCCG AACGGCGCGGAGGAGATGGAGCGCAAGAAGGAGCGCATCATGTTGCTGTCGCTGCAGCGGCGGCAGCGCGCCGAGGAAGCGCGGGTCAAGGCCGAGGCCGACGCGGCGGCGAGGCGCGCCCGAGAGGAAGCCGCCGCCGAGCTGAAGGCGGCGCGCCGAGAGGAGCAGGCGCGACGTCGCGAGGCCATCCTGCATCAGTACAAGCTCAAGAAGGCCATCGAGGAGGCCGAGCGAGAG GGCAAAGTGCTGGACAAGACCGAGTTCCCCGACGCGCCGTCTCGGGCGGGCGGGAATCTGACGGGGGCGACGGGCTCGACGCGACTCCGCGGCCGAGCCGCCGCCCGAGCCCGCCCCAAAACCATCCACGTGGACGGCGGCGCCCTGCACGCCGCCGAGGGCATGCTGCGGCGTCAGCCCTCGCACGCCAGCCTCGCAG GAGGCGCCGGGCGACGCGACTACTACCGAGGCTCGCAGGACGACCTGCAGGACCGGCCGGCTCTCGCCAGAG GTCCGCCTCCGTCGGAGTCTCCGGGCGAGGAGCGCGGCGTGACGTCGCCGGGCAGCTCTTCCGGCGGACCCCTCGCGCGCCGCGGCTCCTGCAAGACCTCCAGAG AGCGCGGGGCCGAGGAGCCGCCGCCTGCCCGCGGCAGGTCTAAGTATTCCACTTACCAGAGTAGCTTTAAGGCCGGAAGGAAATCTAGCTCCCTCGTCAACTTGTGCG ACTCGGGGCTGGGGCGCGCCACGCCGCCTCGACGCGCGGCGTCGCCGGGCGTTCGGACGCTGGGCTCGCCGTCGTCTCCGGCGTCGGGACCCGGCTCGCTGCCCGGCGCCATCGGCAAGCGGCGCCAGCCCGCCCACGACGACGTCTCGGACGTCTCCTCCACGCACTCGTCCATCGTGGACTACTCGG GTCCGCGGCTCTACAAGCAGCCGGCGACGAAGTCGAACCGCGGGATCATGCTGAACGCGGTGGAGTACTGCGTGTTCCCGGGCGCCGTGAACGCCGAGGCCAAGCGGCGCGTGCTGGAGGAGATCGCGCGCTCCGAGAGCAAGCACTTCCTGGTGCTGTTCCGCGACGCCGGCTGCCAGTTCCGCGCGCTCTACGCCTACTGCCCGGACACGGACCACGTCACAAAGCTGTACGGCACCGGCCCGCGCTCCGTCAACGAGCGCATGTTCGACAAGTTCTTCAA GTACAACTCGGGCAGCAAGTGCTTCTCGCAGGTGCACACGAAGCACTTGACGGTGACCATCGACGCGTTCACGATACACAACTCGCTGTGGCAGGGAAAGAAGGTGCAGTTGCCCAGCAAACGCGACATGGCGCTGGTCATCTAG
- the LOC123706662 gene encoding patronin-like isoform X4, which translates to MVAMVASASGYGTLRRFLSAPNGAHSDDPAFVPSASVAVSSKQRASIKWLLSKAFNNRVPDNLQEPFYRDHEGQERLKPAITGGLASAELYCLALANVYSDPGFHSLNHTAILQALTRKGAPPVAAAPLTETVLIQNNPLRLSAHLAVTEALMAVYAREVVTPERVAAAALRFGGGPPAGVASPEDGLLVWINAACAAFNRAREAGCAEVAGVRSVEEVCSGAALAALLAWYCPGAVPRSAVRAAPLASLHDSLHNLSLVYDFCRDHLPHNCFHMLPEDVTYMRGSMRQNLVALLADLFNLLEVHPVLAVQRSRAGPSGSAERSNAWGVRHSRHLPPPDPVPIPRLRDSLDDRPFAEPLRDRDDGMMHYADVHAGSRSPSSGGRASRAGGAGGDDFVIHRGKAVTTLSAMLRRELNEDESAGEQQATAAGRPSKWGSSREGSFAGRRSRRSSVTDDSQLTVENFGGSAGVNHFAQRNPQKDLATLDHLVDFAPNRGNPCHNPPLRSSRQDIRGSLSLAHDETNGERSPPPPPPPPAGDGPVRANGQQRGLQASGGREDRERRKSAAGPAQGGTTTWHEHFLQHEHQGHNGDEETEESDGGETGAGGAMAAQLNNIRLKLEEKRRRIEQDKRRLEQAVARQRQNLGHQAFLQAVTRGKSRGADAAPSPDPSQEPAEAPSSGAENSALEQYRQSITRMNTSLQDIQSDIARLATQHSQLQQQQQQQQQQQLQQQQQQLQQQLQQQQQQLQQQLQQQQAKQLFQQHFDQYQSNIPQLHSQFSSAQNVSLSAGGVFGSSPQLAMEPQYRPIEAAFLLHDAPLSTPQRRTWAQHARLQQEHNELRGWQPSRQSQSSESYSPYSESGRAWRSPSPAAGERGGRSPQGFVLHDRTAAPNGEVRHASLAPDTPPPSPRRQRPPAPSPPPSPPADMEPQNISFIGAAEDEALGGLGRLHISSGTRTYRIPSPTRPPLSRDSFRREEANEKGFYVSFDDEQPKRAKPPLRQKRGSPRVDRPDDRVDAPDAWPDDDFVVHRNSHPESRPDRRESPARENGFPRDEVARQTRRPAHAPPPAAAAPTPAPAPAALVVGEVTPDPNGAEEMERKKERIMLLSLQRRQRAEEARVKAEADAAARRAREEAAAELKAARREEQARRREAILHQYKLKKAIEEAEREGKVLDKTEFPDAPSRAGGNLTGATGSTRLRGRAAARARPKTIHVDGGALHAAEGMLRRQPSHASLAGGAGRRDYYRGSQDDLQDRPALARGPPPSESPGEERGVTSPGSSSGGPLARRGSCKTSRERGAEEPPPARGRSKYSTYQSSFKAGRKSSSLVNLCDSGLGRATPPRRAASPGVRTLGSPSSPASGPGSLPGAIGKRRQPAHDDVSDVSSTHSSIVDYSGPRLYKQPATKSNRGIMLNAVEYCVFPGAVNAEAKRRVLEEIARSESKHFLVLFRDAGCQFRALYAYCPDTDHVTKLYGTGPRSVNERMFDKFFKYNSGSKCFSQVHTKHLTVTIDAFTIHNSLWQGKKVQLPSKRDMALVI; encoded by the exons ATGGTAGCTATGGTTGCCTCTGCCTCTGGATATGGCACTCTGCGCAGATTCCTGAGTGCTCCAAACGGCGCCCACTCCGATGACCCCGCTTTCGTACCGTCCGCTTCTGTAGCCGTCTCG TCGAAGCAGCGCGCGTCTATCAAATGGCTGCTCTCGAAGGCGTTCAACAATCGGGTTCCCGACAACTTGCAGGAGCCCTTCTACCGGGATCATGAG GGTCAAGAGCGGCTGAAACCGGCGATAACGGGCGGCTTGGCGAGCGCCGAGCTGTACTGTCTGGCGCTGGCCAACGTGTACTCCGACCCCGGCTTCCACAGCCTGAACCACACCGCCATCTTGCAGGCCCTTACTCGCAAGGGTGCGCCGCCCGTCGCGGCCGCGCCCCTCACCGAGACCGTGCTCATTCAGAACAACCCCCTGCGGTTGAGCGCGCACCTGGCCGTCACCGAGGCGCTCATGGCGGTGTACGCCCGCGAGGTGGTCACCCCGGAACGGGTGGCGGCCGCCGCGCTGCGTTTCGGCGGAGGGCCGCCCGCCGGCGTCGCGTCGCCCGAGGACGGCCTCCTCGTCTGGATCAACGCCGCGTGCGCGGCTTTCAACCGGGCACGG GAGGCGGGGTGCGCGGAGGTGGCCGGCGTGCGTAGCGTGGAGGAGGTGTGCTCGGGGGCGGCGCTGGCGGCGCTGCTGGCGTGGTATTGCCCGGGCGCCGTGCCACGATCCGCCGTGCGCGCCGCGCCGCTGGCCTCGCTGCACGACTCGCTGCACAACCTGTCGCTCGTCTACGACTTCTGCCGCGACCACTTGCCGCACAACTGTTTCCACATGCTGCCGGAGGACGTAACCTACATGCGCGG GTCGATGCGGCAAAACCTGGTGGCGTTGCTGGCGGATCTGTTTAACCTGCTGGAGGTGCACCCCGTGCTCGCCGTGCAGCGCTCTCGCG CGGGTCCGTCGGGGTCGGCGGAGCGGAGTAACGCGTGGGGCGTGCGTCACTCGCGCCATCTGCCGCCGCCGGACCCCGTGCCCATCCCGCGCCTCCGGGACTCCCTCGACGACCGGCCCTTCGCAG AGCCGTTGAGAGACCGTGACGACGGAATGATGCATTACGCAGACGTGCACGCAGGGTCTCGGTCGCCGTCGTCCGGCGGACGAGCGTCGCGGGCGGGAGGCGCGGGCGGAGACGACTTCGTGATCCACCGCGGCAAGGCGGTCACGACGCTGTCGGCCATGTTGCGGCGGGAGCTGAACGAGGACGAGAGCG CCGGCGAGCAGCAGGCGACGGCGGCGGGCAGACCGTCCAAGTGGGGCTCGAGCCGCGAGGGCAGTTTCGCCGGTCGTCGCTCGCGCCGCTCGTCCGTCACCGACGACAGCCAGCTTACCGTCGAGAACTTCGGCGGCTCGGCCGGCGTCAACCACTTCGCGCAGCGCAACCCGCAGAAGGACCTCGCCACGCTCGATCACCTGGTCGACTTCGCTCCCAACCGAG GTAACCCGTGTCACAACCCGCCGCTGCGTTCGTCGCGGCAGGACATCCGCGGCTCCCTGAGCCTGGCGCACGACGAGACCAACGGGGAGCGCTCGCCCCCTCCGCCGCCCCCGCCCCCGGCCGGCGACGGGCCCGTCCGCGCCAACGGCCAACAGAGAG GTCTGCAAGCGAGCGGCGGCCGGGAGGACAGGGAGAGGCGGAAGAGCGCCGCGGGTCCGGCGCAGGGCGGCACGACCACTTGGCACGAGCACTTCCTGCAGCACGAGCACCAAGGTCACA ACGGCGACGAGGAGACGGAGGAGAGCGACGGAGGCGAAACGGGCGCCGGGGGCGCCATGGCGGCGCAGCTGAACAACATCCGCCTCAAGCTGGAGGAGAAGCGGCGTCGCATCGAGCAGGACAAGCGCCGGCTCGAGCAGGCGGTCGCCCGCCAGCGGCAGAACCTCGGGCACCAGGCCTTCCTGCAGGCCGTCACGCGG GGCAAGTCTCGCGGCGCGGACGCGGCCCCCTCGCCGGACCCCTCGCAG GAGCCGGCGGAGGCCCCGTCGAGCGGCGCGGAGAATTCGGCCCTGGAGCAGTACCGGCAGTCCATAACCAG AATGAACACGAGTCTGCAGGACATACAGAGCGACATAGCGCGTCTCGCCACGCAGCACAGTCAACTTCAACAGCAGCAGCAGcagcaacaacaacaacaactcCAACAGCAGCAGCAGCAGCTCCAGCAGCAATTGCAACAACAGCAGCAACAGCTACAGCAGCAGCTTCAGCAGCAGCAAGCGAAGCAGTTGTTTCAGCAGCACTTTGATCAGTATCAATCGAATATTCCACAGTTG CACAGCCAGTTCAGTTCGGCGCAGAACGTTTCGCTGTCGGCGGGCGGCGTCTTCGGCTCGTCCCCGCAGCTGGCGATGGAGCCGCAGTACCGGCCCATCGAAGCCGCCTTCCTGTTGCACGACGCGCCTCTGTCCACGCCGCAGCGCCGCACCTGGGCGCAGCACGCGCGTCTGCAGCAGGAGCACAACGAGCTGCGAGGCTGGCAG CCCTCCCGGCAGAGCCAGTCGAGCGAGTCCTACTCGCCCTACTCGGAGAGCGGTCGCGCCTGGCGCTCCCCGTCTCCGGCGGCCGGCGAGCGCGGCGGCCGGTCGCCGCAGGGCTTCGTTCTGCACGACCGGACCGCCGCGCCCAACGGCGAGGTGCGGCACGCCAGCCTGGCGCCGGACACGCCTCCCCCCAGCCCGCGACGGCAGCGACCGCCGGCGCCCTCGCCGCCGCCGTCGCCGCCCGCCGACATGGAGCCGCAGAACATCTCCTTCATCGGCGCCGCCGAAGACGAGGCGCTCGGCGGCCTCGGCCGCCTTCACATCTCGTCGGGCACGCGCACCTACCGCATCCCCTCGCCCACGAGGCCGCCGCTCTCGCGGGACTCTTTCCGTCGGGAGGAAGCGAACGAGAAGGGCTTCTACGTCTCCTTCGACGACGAGCAGCCCAAGCGCGCTAAGCCGCCTCTGCGGCAGAAGCGCGGCTCGCCCCGCGTGGACCGACCCGACGACCGCGTCGACGCCCCCGACGCCTGGCCGGACGACGACTTCGTCGTGCACAG GAATTCACACCCCGAGTCGAGACCCGATCGACGCGAATCGCCGGCGCGGGAGAACGGCTTCCCTCGTGATGAAGTCGCGCGCCAGACGCGGCGGCCCGCTCACGCCCCGCCGCCGGCCGCCGCCGCGCCCACTCCGGCTCCCGCCCCCGCCGCTCTAGTCGTCGGCGAGGTGACGCCCGACCCG AACGGCGCGGAGGAGATGGAGCGCAAGAAGGAGCGCATCATGTTGCTGTCGCTGCAGCGGCGGCAGCGCGCCGAGGAAGCGCGGGTCAAGGCCGAGGCCGACGCGGCGGCGAGGCGCGCCCGAGAGGAAGCCGCCGCCGAGCTGAAGGCGGCGCGCCGAGAGGAGCAGGCGCGACGTCGCGAGGCCATCCTGCATCAGTACAAGCTCAAGAAGGCCATCGAGGAGGCCGAGCGAGAG GGCAAAGTGCTGGACAAGACCGAGTTCCCCGACGCGCCGTCTCGGGCGGGCGGGAATCTGACGGGGGCGACGGGCTCGACGCGACTCCGCGGCCGAGCCGCCGCCCGAGCCCGCCCCAAAACCATCCACGTGGACGGCGGCGCCCTGCACGCCGCCGAGGGCATGCTGCGGCGTCAGCCCTCGCACGCCAGCCTCGCAG GAGGCGCCGGGCGACGCGACTACTACCGAGGCTCGCAGGACGACCTGCAGGACCGGCCGGCTCTCGCCAGAG GTCCGCCTCCGTCGGAGTCTCCGGGCGAGGAGCGCGGCGTGACGTCGCCGGGCAGCTCTTCCGGCGGACCCCTCGCGCGCCGCGGCTCCTGCAAGACCTCCAGAG AGCGCGGGGCCGAGGAGCCGCCGCCTGCCCGCGGCAGGTCTAAGTATTCCACTTACCAGAGTAGCTTTAAGGCCGGAAGGAAATCTAGCTCCCTCGTCAACTTGTGCG ACTCGGGGCTGGGGCGCGCCACGCCGCCTCGACGCGCGGCGTCGCCGGGCGTTCGGACGCTGGGCTCGCCGTCGTCTCCGGCGTCGGGACCCGGCTCGCTGCCCGGCGCCATCGGCAAGCGGCGCCAGCCCGCCCACGACGACGTCTCGGACGTCTCCTCCACGCACTCGTCCATCGTGGACTACTCGG GTCCGCGGCTCTACAAGCAGCCGGCGACGAAGTCGAACCGCGGGATCATGCTGAACGCGGTGGAGTACTGCGTGTTCCCGGGCGCCGTGAACGCCGAGGCCAAGCGGCGCGTGCTGGAGGAGATCGCGCGCTCCGAGAGCAAGCACTTCCTGGTGCTGTTCCGCGACGCCGGCTGCCAGTTCCGCGCGCTCTACGCCTACTGCCCGGACACGGACCACGTCACAAAGCTGTACGGCACCGGCCCGCGCTCCGTCAACGAGCGCATGTTCGACAAGTTCTTCAA GTACAACTCGGGCAGCAAGTGCTTCTCGCAGGTGCACACGAAGCACTTGACGGTGACCATCGACGCGTTCACGATACACAACTCGCTGTGGCAGGGAAAGAAGGTGCAGTTGCCCAGCAAACGCGACATGGCGCTGGTCATCTAG